The Triticum aestivum cultivar Chinese Spring chromosome 6D, IWGSC CS RefSeq v2.1, whole genome shotgun sequence genomic sequence CGTCAGAGAAGGCCTCCACTCGCTCCCGAAGATGTCCAGCGCCACCTTCCCCTCCGGGCCGATGTTCGGATGGTACACCTGCAGTGCAGTGCAGAGACGTACGCGTGCGTCAGGATATTATGGGAGAGCAATTGACCCATCGATCGTTTGGCACGAACACGCGTGGGTCGGTCTTTTATGGAGGAAGCATGCATGCAGCTAGAGGCCAGTGCCGGCCGACTCACCTTGGTTCTGAAGGTGAGCTTGATGGGGTCGAAGGGGTAGTCCTTGGGGTAGGCGACGTCGACGGGGAACGTGCCGCCGGCGTAGGGGCTGCCGTCCGGCCCGTCGATGACCACCTCCCAGTGGAACAGGTCCGTCACGGGCGCCAGGCCGGgccggcagaacgccggcgggtcGGTCCAGAGCAGCTCCAGTTCCTTGCGGATCCGCCTCATCGCCCGGCCAGACTCCGGCATGGTCGATGCCGGTAGTGGTCGCGCACTGATCCCCCTACCTCCCGTTTGCCCCGCCTCCGTGGAGTGGCTGCCAACTTTGCGGTGCGAGCAAATCTACGTACGCTGGCTCTCCGGACCAGCTTGGGTGCTTTACATATGGATCCATCGATCGCTTCGGCACCTCCACTTGTGGAAACACAACGCTGCGTCAGACCACACCTCCGAGTCTCCGAGATAGGTGCACCATCGCAgcgaagaaaagaaaaacagaccTCCATTTTCTTTTTCAGAAGGTCAAAAGACCATGTATTAAGTAGTAGAGACCTTTCAAAAACGCCTTTACAGAAATTAAAAGataaatacttcatctatttcaaAATGTAAGATGTTTTCTGACACTCTATAAAGGGTGCCGAAGTAAGTCTTCTTCCTTCTACATGCATCGTTGACGTGCTGTGAGCATACGATGTCGCCTTCAGACCTCCGCCTCAGCATGAACTTATTGAAACTAACCCAGTAACTTGTAGAAAGGTCGTGGCTAGAAAGTATGTAGATCATAAGACATTGGCAACCATAATGCCAAGCAAATCACTGCCCCGAGAAGAAAACGCTAGATGTCCTAGAGAAGGCACAAAATCTAACCACATGGAGTCAAGAAACACAAACCTCGCACACACATCAACAAGGCCGAGATCGACCAGTCATCGCCAGTCGAAACTAGAGCCGGAGGTCCAAGACACAAAGCCATGTCATCCGCTCCGTATGACAAGCACCACCAAACCAGACATCCACTCAAACTGACAGGGGCCTCCGCCCTATGTACCACAGCACAGATTCTGACCAGCAAGCAAACTACATACATTTAACAGGCAGAACATAAGGCAGGTGAAGCGGATGCCGTTCATCTCACAAGTCACACCATCCGTTCATCTCACAAGTCACACCATCATCGACGACAATGTTCACAGCGTCACTCGACATGAGTCAAGATGCTCACAGCGTCACTCGACTTGAGTCAAGATGCCTTACAACTAACTGGAACCTAAACATATATGATGAGATGCGCTCTACCCCGGCACACAGGCTATAGGCATCTGTACATTTGTTTATATACACATACAAGGATACAACATTTATTAATTTGAATTATGCAGGTCAACTCAAGAAATTCCGATTTCAGGGAGACACCTAACTTATGCTGCGAGATTCAGTGCAGCTGTGGG encodes the following:
- the LOC123145321 gene encoding ubiquitin-conjugating enzyme E2 5A-like, with the protein product MPESGRAMRRIRKELELLWTDPPAFCRPGLAPVTDLFHWEVVIDGPDGSPYAGGTFPVDVAYPKDYPFDPIKLTFRTKVYHPNIGPEGKVALDIFGSEWRPSLTISTALLSGVSVLHDPLLDRPVRRDAARLCKRERGLFEHKARDWTRRYASAPTASFYPSGTETFEEAAASGAVARRRSCGAGQWRSFAARLPCIQP